The nucleotide sequence ctccaaaatctagaagtgaaacgaggatctcggtccgaaacggagtacattccgtaaggtatatttggacaagtttgttaggacaagtttctcaagaaaattcgcgtcgcgaaagatttatcagtttccaaaaacgttcgtcggaactattcaccctcgaggtgaatactagtataacgtggagagtctctccccccattgagagtttagagtaaagatttcctgaaccggaagtacgagtgtgatgagagagaagtttccgcctcggtgcgagcataacgagtaaatcgtaattagccaataagactgtgcgaggacgagatagtatacacgtgtaacatacggttgaagtcgagaggaatcggtaattcattcagaagcataagtatagttcgacaaaagtcgaaggggtgtccccggtatggttgttatcaatattctcggagttttcggatgtccaaacatgaaaggatgaagtcatgtacatggcacatggtggtgtttaggttgatcgagtctaaccaccatcacgtgtcactagaactttggtatgtcttaccgtaatataaccacgttgatcgagtgtcgttatattacgctaactcatacctccattcccacatcactctatagattcaagttcgtgtcatcgcgaaaatctaaaatgaacaaaatgtaacgacgtctcaaacgtgactcgtattaaatcgaaatagtttctacaactctaaagaagcgtttccccgcgggaagtgtataaacgattgttaacgtcaaatcggttcgattcaaacaataatgtatttaggtatgaaaagagtaacgagtcatgataacgagtagcacgcaaccgtagtgataaatgttgatgacgatactcacctagagtagtgatggtagtaacaccaaaaagtagatagtaagaaacaccagtggaaaccgatagtaagttgaaacggtggcaaataacaatccgggagacagagttcccgaacaagtgtgactaatgaagtcgtcgtcttccatacgtgtatgaatcatgaatttacgtgtgttaccaaaaagtggcggaatacgagttcgtatgatgaaggttgggtaccattaaaaagtttgcctaagaatgattcaagtataatgcacaagtagtcaagtaagtgctatctatagcaaatgtatgtcagaatgcaatggctaactatccggttgtagtctagactcactaatgcgtcctaacgactctgttagacacactaatgcacgtcctagttccctacaaccaacgctctgataccacttgtaacgacccgaccaaaaccgttattgacggcgccgttaactcaggtcccgttgcgtggtcgtagtccctatatgagactcgtttgaccaaaattatgtcgcattcatttgaaaggtacaagacttgcaagtttagtttacgaaaccgttcgacaacaagtctaagtttacaaaagtcataaagtataaatgaaataacttgcgacataatataagttgaaaaacacagttgctataaatagcgtaagtatgtaaacaaaagtttgaatccaaaagtgctatccctagcgtatgtatgtatgtatgcttgaccccaagcaagaaatcagagtgtatgcatgtatgctcgactccaagcaagtatgagtgtacgcggaagcatgtatcaaatagccaagtatgaacctgagaaacatatagaaaactgtcaacgaaaaacgttggtgaaatcataggtgtttgtaataaacgttgtttttgaaccacaagatttagtattcccatagttgattatcaaaatcgtttgcattccaaaagtattgttcgcgagcacccaattatcaagacttaacgtttccttccatagaaccccatcacaatagtgttagaacatacactgtttcccgaaaatatatttcatccgtagacggtagcgaaccgtccgtaatgagggtttgtcaaacccgtatggccacacaatataagttctcgcttacaccctgcaagtgtaactaatgataatcgaattgaggatttttgttctaactcgctgtggaatgtttgttttccttgtacttgtgttcaaagtataaaagcaagtagtacaaaatgtaacaaagtatatgtttctcagcccacaatttaaaagtataaaaagttgttgaaaaaggtgggactatgatctcacctcgagtgcacgagtataaaagtacttcaacaagtaaacgtgtgcatgaaagttgcttagccttgacctaaacaagtaagttgtgtcaattaaccggttacgacacaaggtcgggtgaaatgtgttcaattagtcctatggctcgttacgactcgattaagtatagcatgtgaatcacgttgtcaagtttcatacaagaaacaagtataaaagcatgttagaatgattgtataaaagtttggttaagtttgactaaaagtcaaacttggtcaaagtcaacgaaaaagtcaacgcgttcgggtcgggtcccgaactatttttctatgctaaatattcatatacaagtatattaaaacaagtttcatgtgaatcggaggtcggtagctagtcaaacatttcgcgtgaaatgcgccaaacaaggcagaatctggccaggccaatccgcgcgccgcgcggggatggggcgcgccgcgccactacctgggcagagaattctggtcagtttttccaagtgtgcacgaaccaaaaccttttctaacacaacacttgacccgcaaacacttataatgcctatcatatatcgtcgaaaaggtattttgacgaggaatacaactaaccacatatcatcaatcaaaaacatcatttacaataaccgaaaactcgtcaattgatcaagaaaggtttattttcaaagtttcaagttcgtaaaacgtattttatgattcgggaatccaatttacacatacgatatgccgtttcgaaggtaattaagcatacattacaactaatcactaacaattaacatttcatggcattcaagcatcaaaagttcatgtcaagaactatcaaaccctagtcaaacatcacaaaatcaatattcatgtttttgaagttttcttaatcaacctacgcatcaaaacgaagctagtgatactagtaacacaattaaaacatgcactttaacaatctaacaacattaactcatccaaaatcaaggattaagcacacccatttcaagttcatgctagttactcaaaacaacgaatcgagcaaacaaaacatatattcatgttatacacgagccatagacactaactaacaccatttcaagtcaaaaacacgaatttagagaaatctagagttttagaaatgttacccaaacgagatgaagttggtatcaaattgtagaggatgaagagaggattccaaatatgtaatttgttttgaagtttgcttccaatcccgaatttagatgatgattctatgaagttggggtttgtgtgtgttcttgctagagagaaagagagagagatggagggattgaatggtggttattggggtggactagttgacctagtcaacaagtttgccccgtgtcaattttagtccctcgagtttagaagcgggtgcgggatttaaccaaacgaatattttaaaaacgctcgagtagacgagtgatgttataattaaataacgagaatattataaacgttagtcaacggaaattgggaatttaaatagcgaaagatattattaaaaaaaaacggtgttaaaaataaatttaacggaaaaacgcgggatgttacagtagcgATGTATTTGTTTATATCTgcggcgtctccttttgattacccggtagttggtacgagctcattgttattatattttgataggaggcgtatggatcgatcctaggattttgttttgatggtgtacgttcatcgtagtgtcatacgaaacgtcaccgatatggatgattagtggagtagctaccctatgatttcattttgatactttgttacatagttgttttgactcttagtgcattattttatgaaatttgcatCATGACATATGGTATTGTGGATCTATACATATTAGCACTTTGTTTTGCAATCAAGTTATTTTGAAAATAAGTTCGTTTTGAAATTAAATttttgcatgtcatactatactccgttattcgttatatccgttcactgggctttggctcagtcgtattctttgttttccttcttatacgacaggtaatcaagggggcgtcgggaacgagggaagagtgtagagtggagtgaacttagcaccttgccttagagatttccttcaagatttagtagcttattttggtttagtagtacttttgaataagtttgtcaactttggtttgaactatggtttgaattcgaataagaataacgctcatttatcttttaagttacctttatttatatgtattggtattcgtaagattagggtctttacagatggtatcagagcttaggttcccTCCTGTAGAAACTTTAGTCCTAAGTTATGGCCTGTGAGATTTGGGTAGACTTTTGGGTTAGGATTTTCCTTCCGCTATATTATTCTAATTCCATTTTGAATATTCTCTTTTATTCTTCGTACTAATCGTAACCGTTATATCCTCATCTCGTTCATAGATGGCACCGAAAAAAAAGGGAATGTCCGAGGAGGAGGTAGATAACAAGATTAACCAAACTATCACGAATTTGTTACCCAACATTATAGCTCAAGCTATTGATGCTATGCGTAATCAAGGTGGCGAGACTTTTAAGCATGAAGACGAGGATGAGTATGTGGAGAAGAAAGCTATAACGGGGGATACTATTCATGTTTGGTTAGGACGCTTTCAAAAACAACGTCCTTTGTCATTCAGCACTGCTAGTACCCCCGTGGAAGCTGAGAATTGGATCACTCACATTGAGAAGATATACCGAGTGCTTGGTTGTGAAGAGAGGTTTTGGGTGCCATTAGCTGTTTATAAACTAGAGGGGGATGCTCAGCGCTGGTGGATCGCTTTGAGACAAGCGAAAGGGGGTATCGATTTTGAGGATTCATTAGATTGGGTTGATTTCAAAGAGTTGTTTTTCCGTCAGTACTTTTCTGAGGCGGAGAAAGAAGCTGTGATTCGGGAGTATGCGAATATTAAGCAAGGGAATGATGAGTCTATTAATGATTTCACCAAGAGGTTTTTGAGGCTTGTGGGTTTGATTGGTGCTGCTGCTGGGTCTTCTGAGGACCAAGCCCGTAAGTACAAATGGGCTGTTCATGGGCGTTACCGCTCTAAAATGATTAATCTGAAATGTTTTGATGTCGCTGAGGCAGCCGATTATGCTCGGAATTTGGAGATGGAGCGAGCTGAGTATTTGGCTACTAAAAATGAGGATGGTAAAAACAAGAGGGTTAAGATTGCACAACCACTACGATCTGTGCCTGCACCGACTACCAAACAGGGTCAACAATCTGGGAACCAAGGGTATCGTAGTAATAATTGGAATAATAGAGGAAATCAGCAAAGGATTGACAACGGGCCAAATAATAATAACCGTGGTCAATTACAAGTGTACCGTCCCCAAGGGCAGCAAAGGGGTAATGGAAGTGGTGGTGTTAATGCCAACGCACCGTGTGGGACTTGTGGAAAGAATCATCCGGGAAGAGTTTGTTATCGTAGTGCGGGTTCATGTTTTGCTTGTGGAGAGGTTGGTCACTTAGCTAAGGATTGCAAGAATCCTAGACCTGGGTTTGTTCCGAAGGTTCCTCCGCCAGCTCCTGGTGGACGCGTCTTTGCCATGACTGCTGCTCAGGCTGCTGACGCTACAGGTATATTTCGATCCCtattcattttaaaaatatttcCTTCTAGTTATTTGTTCATTCATTCTTGATGTTATTAGGTACTATTACTGGTCATGTATTTGTACACCATCGTGCCCTCTTCGTTCTATTTGATTCTGGCTCTACGCACTCGATTGTGTCTGTTAAGAGCTCGAAATATTTGAAAGTGCCTCCAACTTGGTTTTCTACTCCATTTACGATCTCTACCCCAATGGGTAGTGTTGAAACTATAGATCGCGTGTATCAAAACTGCCGTTTGGAATTCAACGATTGCATGTTTCCTGCAAATCTCTTTCCTATGACCATGCATGACTTTGACATTATTCTTGGCATGGATTGGTTATCTCGCCATCATGCGAATATCGATTGTTATTCTAAGAGGATTTTGTTTGGAAATCATTCTATACCCGATTGTGTCTTTAATGGCGATCTTCCTGTAAAGTCTATCAAGGTTATCTCAGCGCTTAAGGCGCAAAAGCTCATTTCACATGGTTGTGTTGGTTATTTAGCTTCGATTCAGAATTTGTCTATCGAGAGTCCTTCCCTTGAAAATATCGATGTTGTTCgagagtttcccgatgtatttcctgacgaattacAGGGTTTACCTCCAGTTCGTGAAGTGGAATTTTCGATTGATTTGATTCCGGGTTCCCAACCGATATCAAAAGCTCCTTATCGTATGGCACCACTCGAGTTGCAAGAACTCAAGGAGCAATTGCAAGAGTTGATAGATTGTGGTTTTATTCGGCCAAGTGTGTCACCTTGGGGTGCGCcggttttatttgttaagaagaaggatggtagcatgagactttgcattgattatcgcgagttaaatcGTATTACTATTCGAAACCGTTATCCGCTTCCAcgtattgatgatttgtttgatcaacttcaaggttcaaaGTATTTTTCTAAAATCGATCTTAGGTCTGGGTATCATCAGCTCCGTGTTAAAGAAGAAGATATCCCTAAGACTGCTttccgcactcgttatgggcactatgagtttttagtgatgccgtttggattaactaatgctcctgcggttttcatggatctaatgaaccgtgtgttccatgagtatttggataagtttgtgatCGTATTCATTGATGATATCTTGGTATTCTCAAAGAGTAAAGAAGAACATGAGAATCATCTTCGTGTTGTACTTGAAACCCTCCGAAGTAAGAAATTGTTTgcgaagttctctaaatgtgaattctgGTTGCAAAGAGTTgcctttctgggtcatgttgtatcGGCTGAGGGTATAATGATGGATCCAGCGAAAATTGAGGCTATTATAAATTGGTCAAGACCTACTTCTGTTGTTGAGGTTCGAAGTTTTcttggtttagctggttattatcgaCGATTTGTTGAAGGTTTTTCGACGATTGCTTTGCCGCTTACCAAGTTATTGAGGAAAGGGGAAAAATTTGTGTGGACCGAGGAACGACAAAAGAGTTTCGATGAGTTAAAGAAAAGACTTGTATCAGCTCCTATTCTTGCATTGCCATCAGGGAGTGGGGGTTTTCAAATCTATAGTGATGCTTCTAAGCATGGTttgggttgcgttttgatgcagcatggtaaggtaattgcttatgcctcgAGGCAGTTGAAACCCTATGAGGttaattaccctactcatgatttggaGTTAGCTGCTGTGATCTTTGCGTTGAAaatatggaggcattatctttacggagaaacttgtgatattttcaccgatcacaaaagtctcaaaTACATATTCACGCAAAAAGagataaatatgagacaacgaaggtggctcgagttattgaaggaTTATGATGCAAACATTCAATACCATCCTGGAAAAGCGAATGTGGGAGCCGACGCATTGAGTAGAAAGTCATTTGGTAGTATCTCATGTTTGGTTACTCACATTCGAGAATTCGAAAGACTTGATATGGGATTGAGTAGAAGAGGAGCATCGGGGATGTTGGCAAATCTAAAATTCGAGTCTGATTTAATTACTAGAATAAAAGAGGCTCAATTGGATGATGGTGATTTGTGGACAGTGTTTCAAAATTTGGAAGAGGGTAAAGTGAAAGAGTTCAGAGAAGATGATGATGGGGTTATTTGGTGTGGGAATCGATTATGTGTTCCTAATGATGATGCTATTCGTGAGGCTCTGTTGTCTGAGGCTCACAACTCACCTTTCTCTATACATCCTGGTTCGACCAAAATGTATCAGGATTTAAAGCAGCACTTTTGGTGGAGTGGTATGAAGAAAGACGTTGCTAGATATGTTGGGAAGTGCCTTACTTGTCAACAAGTAAAGATCGAGCACCAACGTGCTAGTGGTTTGTTGCAGCCGTTGGACATTCCCGTGTGGAAGTGGGATGATATCTCAATGGATTTCGTATGTAGTTTACCGAAGACTGTGAAAAGGCACGATGCTATTTGGGTGGTGATTGATAGATTAACCAAAtcggcacatttcttgcctattcgTATGGATTATTCGGTAAGTAAGCTATCCGAGCTTTTTCAGCAAGAAATTGTGAGATTACATGGGGTCCCTTCGTCCATCGTATCCGATCGTGACCCtcgatttacatctagattttggaaGGGGCTACAGAAAGCTTGGGGTACGCGATTGAAGCTTAGTACTGcttttcatccacaaactgatggacagtctGAGCGTACGATACAGattttggaagatatgcttcgagcGTGTGCCCTAGATTGGAAGGGAAATTGGGATGAGTACTTATGTTTGGTGGAGTTTGCCTATAATAATAGTTGGCAGGCTAGTATCCGTATGGCGCCATTTGAGATGCTCTATGGTCGAAAGTGTAGAGCGCCAGTTTGCTGGAATGAAGCGGGTGAAAAATTGATTGAAGGACCTGAGTTGGTTAGAGTGACTAATGAAAAGGTCGCTATAGCTACGAATCGGCTGAAGGAAGCCCAATCGAGACAGAAAGTGTATGCCGATAAACACCGACGTTCATTAGAGTTTGTTGTGGGTGATAAGGTGtttttaaaggtgtcaccttggaagggtgtacgaCGTTTTGGTTTGAAAGGAAAGCTCAGTCCTcgatatattggaccgtttgagatattagatcgaGTTGGTGAAGTATCTTATCGTTTAGCATTACCGCCACAGTTATCTCATGTTCATAACGTATTTCACGTATCTCAGTTGCGGGGTTACAACTATCATCCATTGCACGTGGTTCAATATCCTTTTTCTGAAATTCGGGCTGATCTTTCTTATGTTGAAGAGCCCGAGGCTATTATAGAACGTGAGGAGAGAGTAACTCGCAAAAGCTCCACTCCTTTCGTTAAAGTTCAATGGAAAAATCATTCTGCTAGCGAGGCCACTTGGGAACTCGAGGAAACCATGCGGGCCGAGCACCCTCATTTGTTTGCTACTTGGTGCGTTTTCAATTCTATAACTTCTttcaatttcgaggacgaaatttttttaagtaggtggagttgtaatatcctctaaaaaaataataaataaaagaaactCTTTAACGGTTGTTTATTACTTACACACTATAATATCAcaactaaattaaataaattatacAAGATAGACACTTAGTATTAGGTGATAAATAAGTTAATTGGAAATTTACATAACACACTCATTAGTATGATAGGAACGTGAAGTATAGACATCAAACAACTTGACTTTGTATCATTTATTACATGGAATTTGTTTAGCCAACACTTATTAGATGGGATATGGATAGTCATTGTTAAGTTATATATTCACAAGTACTATCCACTTAGTAATCTCTTTACTAAACTAAATGGAATGAAATATTCATCAAAGTCATAATACTCACTACAATCCATCCATCACCTATCATAATATTAAAAGGAAGGAAATAGAGACAATAGAGATATTAAAGAAGAAATGAAATACTTGCGGGTTTAGTCTTGATTCATACACGAGCACGTTTAAAGGTAACTACTAACTCACATCTTTGTTGTTGATGTataacttgtttttatttaatttaaatgtaCTACATATCACATGAATTAGTATAGAGATGAGATGTTAAGATTTTGGGTACAAATGGGTATCTTTTGTGAATGTTGATCATAAACAACTTGTAGACATATATGTTTATTAAAAGAGTATTTTGAACTTATATGTAAACTTAAATATAAGTGACTAGTATATCAAGTGATAATTTCACACATATAATTACCTTTTAATAATGAGACTATTATTTTATTTTCTCCATATGTGTAATCCCCATATGTACACATATACTTCTTATTACTCATATCTGTTGCAAAGGAAAGTAAACCACATATTAAACTATGGGCAtcaataaatgatttaaaaaaaagaGATGGTTGAGAAGTATACAAATTTTTTAGGTGGATGTTCTTTTAATAaattgatacgagtacttataaagttataaataataattaatgggCATTGAGGTTTAGCCATAGATGTGTAAATCTATCGGCTATAAAGAGATATATgaccactattaatattaacacACTAAAATCTTATAAGATGTAATTTGCTAAACGAAAAGAATTTAAATATGAAACGATAATACGAACTTAGGTGGATATATATATTTGGGTAATATGGAAAAGAAATAGAAACGAATGTTCGGAGTCCATGTTTTGGTTTACGATGAGCCTTAAAATATGTAAGTTACTAGCAATTTGGAAAATGATAGTCATAATAATATATGGTAACATAAGTATATCGTTAatgtaaaatttatgaaactatttaGATGACAATAAACACTTAAAAATCATATGATAACACTTTTTGAATAAAGGATATTACATACTCCCTACTTGAATGTATTTTGTGCTTATACGTGCGTGTTCATTAGATTCGGCTCGGTGATTGCATCATTTGGTGGTGTTTGGTTGTCCTTGGAATTTCGTCATTCaacataaggtacggatattctaggtggttttAGGATCGCTTCGGTAAATCTTCCTCTTAAAACTTTGTTTCGATTTGTGTATAAAATTATTGGTATGACATGCTTATTTGGAAATTCGTTATATTTGTTAGTCtatatattgtgttatgttttCCTCATTTTGGATGTACTAACGAGGTTGCCTATTTTTGTTAATTGAGGAAATCATAATATTTTGGTATTTGGAAATTGTGTCAAAACCGTGTCTTAAAACCTCAACCAAAACAGTCTAGAATTCAGCCCAAAATTCAGCTCAGTAACTGTCGCGAATTAGCCTGAAACTGTCGTAAAACATGCTGAAACTGTCACTAAAAAGTCCAGAAAGTGTCGCTAAAAGTCAGTCCCGAAACTGCTGTAATTTCAGCCCCTAAAACAGTCTCGGACAACCCGAAAATAGCCCCAAAAAGGTTGGAAACATCCCGGTAaagaacgtgtgtgtgtgtgtgtgatgagtggtacggtgattcgtatcgagtgtccctcattccacgtggctttacatgtcccgtttTGTCCCGTTTAAGTTGTTAATATGTAAAGGGCTAAAGTATTATGTAACATGACTCGTGACAAAAGTTAGATCGAATGGTTGGGTTGAcacgtgattttaaaataatatgACATACAAtgttatatacattttaagtgtTTGGTCAAGCGTAAAATATTTAAGTCAACTCGTTATTTCTTTTTAAAACATAGTTTGAAGTCCATTAGTCACTTTAAAAGTATTTGGACATTTATAATTAATAAGTCAGTTAAAACGGTTTCTTAAAATATGCATAAGAGTAACCTATCCATGGAGGTCCCGTGGgcgcattattgtgacaccgataatgtggcatcgaccgtagcgaTGTATTTGTTTATATCTgcggcgtctccttttgattacccggtagttggtacgagctcattgttattatattttgataggaggcgtatggatcgatcctaggattttgttttgatggtgtacgttcatcgtagtgtcatacgaaacgtcaccgatatggatgattagtggagtagctaccctatgatttcattttgatactttgttacatagttgttttgactcttagtgcattattttatgaaatttgcatCATGACATATGGTATTGTGGATCTATACATATTAGCACTTTGTTTTGCAATCAAGTTATTTTGAAAATAAGTTCGTTTTGAAATTAAATttttgcatgtcatactatactccgttattcgttatatccgttcactgggctttggctcagtcgtattctttgttttccttcttatacgacaggtaatcaagggggcgtcgggaacgagggaagagtgtagagtggagtgaacttagcaccttgccttagagatttccttcaagatttagtagcttattttggtttagtagtacttttgaataagtttgtcaactttggtttgaactatggtttgaattcgaataagaataacgctcatttatcttttaagttacctttatttatatgtattggtattcgtaagattagggtctttacatctatacatctctaatacatatcccaaaatatttttatgttacaatataagtagtaggttataggtgctagtaatagtaatagtatatacatgttatttatttgatttttaattgcatataatttataacattatttacatgttttggtaaaaataataactgaagtaaaaagtaaaaagtaaaatagtaaaaaaaagtaaaaagtaaaaagtaaaaaaataaaaagtaagaaaagaatacttactagtagtaattcttcaaagagagaaatgagagattaaagtgcaagtttgaaatgagaaatgtatgtggtatttatagttaaaaatggtaggtgaaaaagaaaaaaaaaataaaataaaaatttcaagaatgccatatttgacaaaaatgaaaaaaatgtggaaaatgtttttgataagattgtttttgaaaaaaataaaaaaaatattagtcaaatttcatgggctcattatttaatttataaaaaaatcttttttaataagctatatatatatatatatatatatatatatataatgattaaaataacttatcatttaattaataattatgttacatatagttttaaatataatacgcattaatattaatattaactaaagttattttatataattagtgtaaactttagttaacaaaaagtgtcgactaaaaat is from Rutidosis leptorrhynchoides isolate AG116_Rl617_1_P2 chromosome 10, CSIRO_AGI_Rlap_v1, whole genome shotgun sequence and encodes:
- the LOC139871181 gene encoding uncharacterized protein → MAPKKKGMSEEEVDNKINQTITNLLPNIIAQAIDAMRNQGGETFKHEDEDEYVEKKAITGDTIHVWLGRFQKQRPLSFSTASTPVEAENWITHIEKIYRVLGCEERFWVPLAVYKLEGDAQRWWIALRQAKGGIDFEDSLDWVDFKELFFRQYFSEAEKEAVIREYANIKQGNDESINDFTKRFLRLVGLIGAAAGSSEDQARKYKWAVHGRYRSKMINLKCFDVAEAADYARNLEMERAEYLATKNEDGKNKRVKIAQPLRSVPAPTTKQGQQSGNQGYRSNNWNNRGNQQRIDNGPNNNNRGQLQVYRPQGQQRGNGSGGVNANAPCGTCGKNHPGRVCYRSAGSCFACGEVGHLAKDCKNPRPGFVPKVPPPAPGGRVFAMTAAQAADATGNQGGVGNEGRV